From Oenococcus sicerae, the proteins below share one genomic window:
- the mfd gene encoding transcription-repair coupling factor translates to MMYALTGFLSQLPLIKKIAANQTDKNSVQLISGVNDTPKAALVAGIFAQFKAANINKRILLLTDTQFRADQLTADLTSLLDEDSVFEMQVEESLAIETAIASRDADLSRVLALQAFQSNNSAIIVLPFSGLSRRYPAADVFKQAVIELKISQSYPRDQLARKLVEMGYHRQSLTANTGEFAIRGEIVDVYPINFDQPIRLDFFDDELESMRYFDADSQKSLDKVASISIYPVSDFVLPHAEFTEDVKVLEQAFIDHRKNLKGAQKKKLTDFFNPLLASAKKFVYDREILPFSEYFLKHSLFEYLQPDDLICIDDFARVNDQSQLQAQKNAEWETDRLAEFKLLPNLSIKLDAIDLIKHSQQKLSNGSGRFANPKIYLSNLTRGLVGITFTSKTEVISRVMQQYFGQMPALKMDLDSYRKRGFTVILEASSRERLLSLQRTLHDFSMNFAITDSILVGTAQLQVGSLSHGFELPEEKIVVMTEAELFAKVKKRVPRHQTFSNAERITSYTELKPGDYVVHVNHGIGRYEGLTTLEANGGKQDYMTIAYAQKAKIFIPVTHLNLVQKYIGAADATPKINSLNSTDWAKTKRRVTAKVEDIADDLIALYAKREGEVGHRFPVDDDQQQTFDDDFAYPETVDQLRSIKEIKGGMEDKKPMDRLLVGDVGFGKTEVAFRAAFKAIEDHKQVAFLTPTTILAQQHYQTAVERFSDFPEIRIGMLSRFHTPSQNKAVIAKLKSHEIDMVIGTHRLLSKDVAFDDLGFLIIDEEQRFGVKHKEKIKQLRANIDVLTLTATPIPRTLNMALVGARDLSVLETPPANRFPIQTYVLEENWPVIADAIEKEMSRGGQTFFLHNRVQDIERTVAQIQQIVPDANVGYIHGQMNETQLENVLMDFLNGVYDVLVTTTIIETGVDIPNANTLIIENSERFGLSQLYQLRGRIGRSNRLAYAYFTYPGDHQPSEDAQKRLEAIRDFTELGSGFKLAMRDLAIRGAGDLLGKQQHGFIDSVGYELYQQMLQEAVAQKQGKSKDISHTNAEIVLQIEALLPADYVSDSSQKIEIYQRIRKSKTEAQFQEVRQDLVDRFGPIPMEVYNLFALARLKNATDAANVTNLNGDVSQVKIMFSKKASRILGGESIFKTLKDLPYKARVKAVDDQLELTIILNQDDQLTHLAVVTNYLKIVYEELKNNASR, encoded by the coding sequence ATGATGTATGCATTAACAGGCTTTCTCAGTCAACTGCCACTAATAAAAAAAATTGCCGCTAATCAGACTGATAAAAATTCAGTGCAATTAATCAGCGGTGTCAATGATACGCCCAAAGCTGCTTTGGTCGCTGGGATTTTTGCGCAGTTTAAAGCTGCAAATATTAATAAACGCATCCTGTTATTGACTGATACACAATTCCGGGCTGATCAATTAACGGCTGATTTAACTTCTCTGCTTGATGAGGATTCTGTTTTTGAAATGCAGGTCGAAGAATCTTTGGCGATCGAGACGGCTATTGCTTCACGTGATGCTGATTTGAGTCGCGTTCTGGCTTTACAAGCTTTTCAGTCGAATAATAGTGCGATCATCGTGCTGCCTTTTTCTGGCTTATCACGACGTTATCCGGCCGCCGATGTTTTCAAACAAGCCGTCATCGAGCTGAAAATTTCTCAATCTTATCCACGTGATCAATTAGCTAGAAAACTAGTCGAAATGGGCTATCATCGACAGTCCTTAACAGCGAATACCGGTGAATTTGCGATTCGCGGTGAAATCGTTGATGTCTATCCGATTAATTTCGACCAGCCGATTCGTTTGGATTTTTTTGACGACGAACTGGAATCAATGCGCTATTTTGATGCTGATTCGCAAAAATCCTTGGATAAAGTGGCATCAATATCCATTTATCCTGTCTCTGATTTTGTGCTGCCTCATGCCGAATTTACTGAAGATGTCAAAGTACTGGAACAGGCTTTTATTGACCACCGCAAGAATCTAAAAGGTGCTCAGAAGAAAAAACTGACTGATTTTTTTAATCCTTTGCTAGCATCAGCGAAAAAATTTGTTTATGATCGTGAAATTTTGCCTTTTTCTGAATACTTTTTAAAACATTCGCTGTTCGAATATCTACAGCCCGATGATTTAATTTGCATTGATGATTTTGCCCGCGTTAATGATCAATCACAGCTGCAGGCACAAAAAAATGCCGAATGGGAAACGGATCGCTTAGCTGAATTTAAGCTATTGCCAAATTTAAGCATTAAGCTTGATGCTATTGATCTGATCAAACATTCTCAGCAAAAACTATCGAATGGCAGCGGTCGTTTTGCCAACCCAAAAATTTACTTGAGTAATTTAACTCGCGGTTTAGTTGGTATTACTTTTACGAGCAAGACCGAAGTGATCAGTCGAGTGATGCAGCAGTATTTTGGTCAGATGCCGGCTTTAAAAATGGATCTGGATTCATATCGCAAACGTGGTTTTACGGTTATCTTAGAAGCAAGCAGTCGCGAACGGCTGTTGTCTTTACAGCGGACCTTGCATGATTTTTCAATGAATTTTGCCATTACTGACAGTATTTTGGTCGGTACTGCTCAGCTGCAGGTCGGTAGTTTGTCACATGGGTTTGAATTACCTGAAGAAAAGATCGTCGTGATGACCGAGGCTGAATTGTTTGCCAAAGTTAAAAAACGCGTTCCCCGCCATCAGACCTTCTCTAATGCTGAAAGAATCACGAGTTACACAGAACTAAAACCTGGTGACTATGTTGTTCATGTCAATCATGGTATTGGCCGTTATGAAGGGCTGACAACGCTGGAAGCCAATGGCGGCAAGCAAGACTATATGACGATTGCCTATGCGCAAAAGGCTAAAATTTTCATTCCAGTCACACATTTGAATCTGGTTCAAAAGTATATCGGTGCTGCCGATGCTACGCCTAAAATCAATTCTTTGAATTCGACCGATTGGGCTAAAACCAAGCGACGTGTCACGGCTAAAGTTGAAGATATTGCCGACGACTTGATCGCATTGTATGCCAAACGCGAGGGAGAAGTCGGCCATCGTTTTCCAGTCGATGACGACCAGCAGCAGACTTTTGATGATGATTTTGCTTATCCTGAGACGGTTGATCAGCTCCGTTCGATCAAAGAAATCAAGGGCGGCATGGAGGACAAAAAACCGATGGATCGTCTATTGGTCGGCGATGTTGGTTTTGGTAAAACCGAGGTGGCCTTTCGGGCAGCTTTTAAAGCGATCGAAGATCATAAACAAGTAGCTTTTTTGACACCAACAACGATCTTAGCCCAGCAGCATTATCAAACAGCTGTTGAACGTTTTTCTGATTTTCCGGAAATCAGAATTGGTATGCTATCCCGCTTTCATACACCGAGTCAAAATAAAGCTGTGATCGCCAAATTGAAATCGCATGAAATCGACATGGTCATCGGTACACATCGTTTATTATCAAAGGATGTTGCCTTTGATGATCTTGGATTTTTGATTATCGATGAAGAACAGCGTTTTGGTGTTAAACACAAAGAGAAAATCAAACAATTGCGTGCCAATATTGATGTTTTGACCCTAACAGCAACACCGATTCCACGGACCTTGAATATGGCCTTGGTCGGTGCTCGCGATTTGTCGGTTTTGGAAACACCTCCGGCTAATCGTTTTCCGATCCAGACTTATGTTTTAGAAGAAAATTGGCCTGTCATCGCCGATGCGATCGAAAAAGAGATGTCACGTGGCGGTCAAACATTTTTCCTGCATAATCGTGTTCAAGATATCGAACGGACTGTTGCGCAAATACAGCAAATCGTGCCCGATGCTAATGTTGGCTATATTCATGGCCAAATGAACGAGACGCAGCTGGAAAACGTTCTGATGGACTTTTTAAACGGTGTTTACGATGTGCTGGTCACCACGACAATTATTGAAACGGGCGTTGATATTCCCAATGCAAACACCTTGATCATTGAAAACTCAGAACGTTTTGGTCTGTCGCAGCTTTATCAATTACGCGGTCGTATCGGCCGTTCCAATCGCTTGGCTTATGCTTATTTCACTTATCCTGGTGACCATCAGCCAAGTGAAGACGCTCAAAAGCGTTTAGAAGCGATTCGCGATTTTACAGAATTGGGCTCTGGCTTTAAACTAGCCATGCGCGACCTGGCTATTCGTGGTGCAGGCGATCTTTTGGGCAAACAGCAGCATGGCTTCATTGATTCAGTTGGCTATGAACTCTATCAGCAGATGCTCCAGGAGGCCGTTGCACAAAAACAAGGCAAGAGCAAAGATATTAGTCATACAAATGCTGAAATCGTGCTGCAGATAGAAGCCTTGCTGCCAGCAGATTATGTCAGTGATTCCTCTCAAAAAATTGAGATCTATCAACGAATTCGCAAATCCAAGACAGAAGCTCAGTTCCAAGAAGTACGCCAAGATCTCGTGGACCGTTTTGGTCCGATCCCGATGGAGGTTTATAATTTGTTTGCTCTGGCCCGCCTGAAAAATGCCACTGATGCCGCTAATGTTACAAACCTGAATGGGGATGTTTCTCAAGTGAAAATCATGTTTAGCAAAAAAGCCAGCAGGATCTTAGGCGGTGAAAGTATTTTCAAAACATTAAAAGATCTGCCTTACAAAGCACGTGTGAAGGCAGTCGACGATCAGCTGGAATTGACAATTATTTTAAATCAAGATGATCAGTTGACTCATTTGGCCGTGGTTACGAATTATCTAAAAATTGTTTATGAGGAGTTGAAAAATAATGCGTCTAGATAA
- a CDS encoding RNA-binding S4 domain-containing protein has translation MRLDKYLKISRLVKRRTLAKEFTDQGRVTVNGKVAKSSSSVALGDVLILAFGGRILTIKITNVSEIVKKNDASEMYELISSENRSKES, from the coding sequence ATGCGTCTAGATAAATATTTGAAAATCAGTCGTTTAGTTAAACGGCGCACGCTAGCTAAAGAATTCACAGACCAAGGTCGTGTCACAGTAAATGGCAAAGTTGCTAAGTCATCTAGTAGTGTTGCTTTGGGCGATGTGCTGATCTTGGCATTTGGCGGCCGTATTTTGACGATCAAAATCACGAATGTTTCAGAAATTGTCAAAAAAAATGATGCTAGTGAGATGTACGAACTGATTTCTTCGGAAAATCGCTCAAAAGAAAGTTAA
- a CDS encoding FtsB family cell division protein, producing MATGAAQQQKRSDKRDSSNRPLLHVVKADTAAQIRGAQPHNRVRERHYHKEIARRRRLIAAVGALVLVFFSVNLYSSAAKLYAAHLQLTQVNQQLAETKTENGKLKGTLKNLKQSDYLAQVLRNKYQYSKSGEIIFNFPSASHKK from the coding sequence ATGGCGACTGGTGCGGCTCAACAACAAAAGAGATCCGATAAAAGAGACTCATCTAATCGTCCGCTTTTGCACGTTGTGAAAGCTGATACAGCAGCTCAGATCCGGGGTGCACAACCTCACAATCGCGTTCGTGAGCGACATTATCATAAGGAAATAGCGCGTCGGCGTCGTTTAATTGCTGCTGTTGGTGCGCTTGTATTAGTTTTTTTCTCTGTTAATTTGTATTCATCGGCTGCCAAACTATACGCAGCTCATTTGCAGTTAACGCAAGTTAATCAACAATTAGCGGAGACTAAAACTGAGAATGGTAAGTTAAAAGGAACTTTAAAAAATCTTAAACAATCTGATTATCTGGCACAAGTTTTACGCAATAAGTATCAATATTCTAAATCAGGTGAAATCATTTTCAATTTTCCTAGTGCCAGTCATAAAAAATAG
- the tilS gene encoding tRNA lysidine(34) synthetase TilS, giving the protein MKSLYRQFQLNIQGKKLFSSDENILLAISGGVDSTVLADLLYRYEKGATKHLFLAHVDHQLRPDSAEETKLIDRQFASLGLQVFHTKWPLADQPVSGIENAARQFRYDFYQQVADKIAAKKIILAQHANDQAETVLLKIIRGGDWETVSSMAWSRPLAQDSAIQIIRPLLNIKKTDIYDYARARKLHWIEDPTNQDPDYTSRNQIRQIVLPALEKINPRAVENISAFADQMRDLQDDQLLEMLKIWIHRSAGLIPIKRSQLKEFELLLDNEKQAHGRINLANGFSLIKEKKEIKIIKER; this is encoded by the coding sequence ATGAAGAGTCTCTATCGACAATTTCAGTTAAATATACAAGGGAAAAAGCTGTTTTCTTCTGATGAAAATATCCTGCTTGCGATCTCAGGCGGTGTGGATTCGACCGTTTTGGCTGATTTGCTTTATCGTTATGAGAAAGGGGCTACGAAACATTTATTCCTGGCTCATGTTGATCATCAATTGAGGCCAGATTCGGCAGAAGAGACGAAGTTGATCGATCGCCAGTTTGCCAGCTTAGGTTTACAGGTTTTTCATACAAAATGGCCACTGGCTGATCAACCTGTCAGCGGTATTGAGAATGCAGCTCGACAATTTCGTTATGATTTTTATCAGCAGGTCGCTGATAAAATCGCTGCAAAAAAAATCATCTTAGCGCAGCATGCAAATGATCAGGCTGAGACTGTGCTGTTAAAAATTATTCGTGGTGGTGATTGGGAAACGGTTTCATCAATGGCCTGGTCGCGGCCTTTAGCACAAGACTCTGCTATTCAAATTATTCGTCCCTTGTTAAATATCAAAAAGACTGATATTTATGATTATGCGCGGGCACGAAAATTGCATTGGATCGAAGATCCGACCAATCAAGACCCGGATTACACAAGCCGTAATCAAATTAGGCAGATCGTGTTACCGGCTTTGGAGAAAATAAATCCGCGAGCAGTTGAGAATATCTCAGCTTTTGCTGATCAAATGAGAGATCTCCAAGATGATCAGCTCTTGGAAATGCTAAAAATATGGATTCACAGATCCGCTGGCTTAATTCCGATTAAGCGTTCCCAATTGAAAGAATTTGAATTATTGCTGGATAATGAAAAACAAGCGCACGGCCGCATTAATCTAGCTAATGGGTTTTCATTAATTAAAGAAAAAAAAGAGATTAAGATCATAAAAGAAAGGTAA
- the hpt gene encoding hypoxanthine phosphoribosyltransferase: protein MIDIDPRFSKILHSHEEIESAAKKIGAEIDHDYADSIPILVVVLKGAVMWAGDLFKNISIDVEMDFIDIASYNGGVASSNKILLKTDMTTDVKGRDVIIVEDIVDTGLSLQYLESLLASRGAKSVKTATMLNKEKGHKIAVKADYVGFEIDNEFVAGYGLDYQEIWRNLPFIGVVNPNIYS, encoded by the coding sequence ATGATTGACATAGACCCCCGTTTTTCAAAAATCCTACATAGCCACGAAGAAATTGAAAGTGCTGCCAAAAAAATCGGTGCTGAAATTGACCACGATTATGCTGATAGCATTCCGATTTTAGTAGTAGTTCTGAAAGGTGCCGTCATGTGGGCTGGCGATCTTTTCAAAAATATATCAATTGATGTTGAAATGGATTTTATTGATATTGCCAGTTACAACGGAGGCGTTGCCTCGAGCAATAAAATATTGCTGAAAACGGATATGACAACGGATGTTAAGGGGCGTGATGTCATTATTGTTGAAGATATCGTAGATACTGGCTTATCATTACAGTATCTAGAATCTTTGCTGGCAAGCCGTGGTGCAAAGTCTGTCAAAACAGCAACGATGCTCAATAAAGAAAAGGGGCATAAAATTGCTGTCAAAGCTGATTATGTCGGTTTTGAGATCGACAACGAGTTTGTTGCAGGATATGGATTGGATTATCAGGAAATTTGGCGTAATTTACCCTTTATTGGCGTTGTTAATCCTAATATATATTCATAA
- the ftsH gene encoding ATP-dependent zinc metalloprotease FtsH: protein MQNKNGGFFRSSLSYALVILAVIFIIYSFFGRSNGNVKQLSTTSFLKQLKDNKIKDFTIQPGSSGVYTVAGDYKKAQKSSKSNSNSVSLLSGYQSSITKFSAYVLPNDASLKEITTAAKKASVAVNPKPAPSDFWGSMLTVLLPTLIMFGLLYWLMIGGQRGGQGGQGGGPGGIMSFGRSKAKPADPKQNKVRFADVAGEEEEKQELVEVVEFLKDPKKFTSLGARIPKGVLLEGPPGTGKTLLAKAVAGEAGVPFFSISGSDFVEMFVGVGASRVRDLFETAKKSAPSIIFIDEIDAVGRRRGAGMGGGNDEREQTLNQILIEMDGFEGNEGVIVLASTNRSDVLDPALLRSGRFDRKILVGAPDVKGREAILRVHSKNKPLADDVDLKVIAQQTPGFVGADLENLLNEAALLAARGDQKKVTAADIDEAEDRVIAGPAKKDRKTTEIERHTVAYHEAGHAIVGLVLNDAQVVRKVTIVPRGRAGGYALMMPKDERYLMTEKDAKEELAGLMGGRAAEILIYHQASSGASNDFQQATQIAREMVTQYGMSDKLGMVQLEGNSNAFIGDPNNPNAAYSQKTSELIDDEVRRLTNEAYQTAVNIIKSNAEAHKAIAEALLKYETLDEAQIKSLYETGSVSGDLVKANEAPAHPMSYEESKAASKKNAAVDNKEAVEEVKTDQDDSVATPKKTVPKTKKTTKPRKTTSKSTKATTKKSASTKDSEKK, encoded by the coding sequence ATGCAAAATAAGAATGGCGGATTTTTCCGCAGTTCGTTATCATATGCTCTGGTGATTCTGGCAGTTATTTTCATCATTTACAGTTTCTTTGGACGCAGCAATGGTAATGTTAAACAACTTTCGACGACTTCTTTTTTGAAGCAGTTAAAAGATAATAAAATTAAAGATTTTACGATTCAGCCTGGCAGCAGTGGTGTCTATACGGTTGCTGGCGATTATAAAAAGGCACAAAAATCTAGTAAAAGCAATAGTAATAGCGTTTCTTTGTTATCTGGCTACCAGTCATCGATTACAAAGTTTTCAGCTTATGTTTTGCCAAATGATGCTAGTTTAAAAGAAATTACAACAGCGGCTAAAAAAGCGAGTGTTGCGGTTAATCCAAAACCGGCACCCTCTGATTTTTGGGGATCAATGCTGACAGTTCTACTGCCAACGCTGATTATGTTTGGACTGCTTTACTGGTTAATGATCGGCGGACAGCGTGGCGGTCAAGGCGGTCAAGGCGGCGGCCCTGGCGGTATTATGAGTTTTGGTCGTTCAAAGGCTAAACCTGCCGATCCTAAGCAAAACAAAGTGCGTTTTGCTGATGTCGCTGGTGAAGAAGAAGAAAAGCAGGAACTCGTTGAGGTTGTTGAGTTCTTGAAGGATCCAAAGAAATTCACGAGCTTAGGTGCTCGCATTCCTAAAGGTGTTTTGCTTGAAGGACCTCCTGGAACCGGTAAGACTTTGTTGGCGAAAGCAGTAGCTGGTGAAGCCGGTGTGCCTTTCTTCAGCATTTCTGGATCTGATTTCGTTGAAATGTTTGTTGGTGTCGGGGCCAGCCGTGTTCGTGATCTATTTGAAACTGCAAAGAAAAGTGCACCGTCAATTATCTTTATTGACGAAATTGATGCTGTTGGTCGTCGTCGAGGTGCCGGTATGGGTGGCGGAAACGATGAACGTGAACAAACACTGAACCAAATTTTAATTGAGATGGATGGTTTTGAAGGCAATGAGGGCGTTATCGTGCTTGCTTCCACGAACCGTTCTGATGTTTTGGACCCAGCCCTGCTGCGTTCGGGACGTTTTGATCGTAAGATCTTAGTTGGCGCACCTGATGTGAAGGGCCGTGAAGCGATCTTACGTGTCCATTCCAAAAATAAACCTTTGGCTGATGACGTTGATTTGAAGGTCATCGCACAACAGACACCGGGCTTCGTTGGTGCTGACTTGGAGAACCTATTGAACGAAGCTGCTTTGCTGGCTGCTCGAGGGGACCAAAAGAAAGTCACTGCGGCCGATATTGATGAGGCTGAGGATCGTGTTATTGCAGGTCCAGCTAAGAAAGATCGTAAGACGACTGAAATTGAACGCCACACAGTTGCTTATCATGAAGCTGGTCATGCGATCGTTGGTTTGGTTTTGAATGATGCACAAGTTGTCCGGAAAGTTACGATCGTACCGCGTGGACGAGCCGGCGGTTATGCTTTGATGATGCCAAAAGATGAAAGATATCTGATGACAGAAAAAGATGCTAAGGAAGAACTGGCTGGTTTGATGGGCGGCCGTGCCGCTGAAATTTTGATTTATCATCAAGCTAGTTCTGGCGCTTCTAACGATTTCCAACAAGCAACGCAAATTGCTCGAGAAATGGTGACCCAATACGGTATGTCTGACAAACTGGGTATGGTCCAGCTGGAAGGCAATTCAAATGCCTTTATTGGTGATCCGAATAATCCCAATGCAGCTTATTCACAAAAGACTAGTGAGCTCATCGATGATGAGGTTCGTCGTTTGACCAACGAAGCTTATCAGACAGCGGTCAATATTATTAAGAGTAATGCCGAGGCGCATAAAGCGATTGCTGAAGCGCTGTTAAAGTATGAAACGCTCGATGAAGCTCAGATCAAATCTTTGTACGAGACAGGCAGCGTATCAGGTGATCTAGTAAAAGCTAACGAAGCACCAGCACATCCGATGTCTTACGAGGAATCTAAAGCTGCTTCTAAGAAAAATGCCGCTGTCGACAATAAAGAAGCTGTTGAAGAAGTGAAAACGGATCAAGATGATTCTGTAGCAACTCCAAAGAAAACAGTTCCTAAAACTAAAAAAACAACGAAGCCGCGTAAAACGACTAGCAAATCGACTAAAGCAACAACGAAGAAGTCAGCTTCAACTAAAGATAGTGAGAAGAAATAA
- the hslO gene encoding Hsp33 family molecular chaperone HslO: MDYLAKSLTTNGHFRAYVTDMSQTVQQAAEMHATSPDATIVLGRALIATALTGTSLLKGNDQIHVNINGRGPIGQIVTETDANANLRGYVTNPKAVAENGRNGLPDIAGLVGLKGSLKMTKIQPGLKPYVGEVALITSEIGDDFTYYLAQSEQIPSAVGVSVFVDSKGKVQHAGGILLQTMPGASDTELDLLEQHLAKMPNISSMLAEGLTANQILEKLFAHLKLTVLETMPVQLAPELDKNWYAKAIATLPAQEIQAMIDEDHGAEILGRFTNKKYQFSENELKGILASKTHKQSGTE; encoded by the coding sequence ATGGATTATTTAGCAAAAAGTTTAACAACAAATGGCCATTTTCGTGCCTATGTCACTGACATGTCGCAAACGGTTCAACAAGCAGCCGAGATGCATGCTACGAGTCCAGATGCCACGATCGTCCTGGGTCGCGCCTTGATCGCAACTGCTTTGACTGGCACGTCACTTTTGAAGGGCAATGATCAAATACACGTTAATATCAATGGCCGTGGCCCGATTGGCCAAATCGTAACTGAAACGGACGCCAATGCCAACTTGCGAGGTTATGTGACCAATCCAAAAGCCGTTGCTGAAAATGGTCGGAATGGTCTGCCTGATATAGCTGGGCTGGTTGGTTTAAAGGGCAGTTTGAAGATGACGAAAATTCAGCCGGGTCTAAAGCCGTATGTTGGCGAAGTAGCCCTAATTACTTCCGAAATTGGTGATGATTTTACCTATTATCTTGCGCAATCTGAACAAATTCCCAGCGCGGTAGGTGTTTCAGTTTTTGTTGATTCAAAAGGCAAAGTTCAACATGCTGGTGGCATTTTGCTTCAAACGATGCCTGGCGCCAGTGACACTGAGTTAGACTTATTAGAACAGCATTTGGCTAAGATGCCAAATATTTCGTCCATGCTTGCAGAGGGTTTAACGGCTAATCAAATTCTTGAGAAACTTTTTGCTCATCTGAAGCTAACTGTTTTAGAGACAATGCCAGTCCAACTGGCGCCGGAACTAGATAAAAATTGGTACGCCAAGGCCATCGCGACGCTGCCGGCTCAAGAAATTCAGGCAATGATCGATGAAGACCATGGCGCTGAGATCCTTGGTCGTTTCACCAATAAGAAATATCAGTTTAGTGAGAATGAGTTAAAAGGAATTTTGGCTTCGAAAACGCATAAACAGTCTGGAACAGAATAG
- the lysS gene encoding lysine--tRNA ligase: MTEKVDAELNDQLRVRRQKLQALKDDLGIDPFGHRFDRDSYAKDVHAFGDDKSKEALEKDTKHVVIAGRMLAKRGAGKIIFADIRDVSGTVQVYARRDDLADNYTLIRRADLGDILGFAGTIMKTDAGETTILVDKITWLSKALRPLPDKFHGLTDIDTRYRKRYLDLIANPASFDVFVMRSKIIKAIRNYMDSIGFLEVETPILQNSAGGAAARPFITHHNALDIDMYLRIATELYLKRLIVGGMERVYEIGRIFRNEGMDTRHNPEFTTLESYAAYWDLSDVMVETENIIRAAAKSVNENGLIEYGDQQIDITKAFAKKSMTELIKEKTGIDFDQPMDLETARRYADENKVKYELFWGVGHIISEFFDIFVEKTLIEPTFVYHFPLEVSPLAKKEDGNPNFVQRFELYIAGGEYANAFTELNDPIDQRQRFEAQAAERENGNDEAESIDEDYIEALEHGMAPTGGLGIGIDRLIMLLTDQPSIRDVLLFPTMRN, encoded by the coding sequence ATGACAGAAAAAGTAGATGCAGAATTAAATGACCAGCTTCGAGTCCGTCGACAAAAGCTCCAAGCACTGAAAGATGATTTAGGGATCGATCCATTTGGCCATCGTTTTGACCGGGACTCATATGCTAAAGATGTTCATGCTTTTGGTGACGACAAGAGCAAAGAGGCGCTGGAGAAGGATACAAAACACGTTGTGATCGCTGGTCGTATGTTAGCTAAGCGAGGCGCTGGCAAAATTATTTTTGCTGACATTCGTGACGTTTCCGGGACTGTGCAGGTTTATGCTCGACGAGACGATTTAGCTGACAACTATACATTAATTAGGCGTGCTGACCTTGGTGACATTCTTGGTTTTGCCGGGACGATCATGAAGACGGATGCAGGTGAGACAACCATTCTTGTTGACAAGATCACCTGGCTTTCTAAGGCCTTGCGGCCTTTGCCGGATAAATTTCATGGTCTGACGGACATTGATACGCGTTATCGCAAACGTTATTTGGATTTGATTGCTAATCCAGCTTCTTTCGATGTTTTCGTGATGCGTTCTAAGATCATTAAAGCGATTCGAAACTACATGGATTCAATTGGCTTTTTAGAAGTGGAAACACCAATTTTACAAAATTCCGCTGGTGGTGCCGCAGCTCGACCATTTATTACGCATCATAACGCCCTAGACATCGACATGTACTTACGAATCGCGACTGAGCTTTATTTGAAGCGCTTGATCGTGGGTGGTATGGAACGTGTTTACGAAATTGGTAGGATTTTCCGAAATGAAGGCATGGATACGCGCCATAATCCTGAATTCACGACATTAGAATCTTATGCGGCCTATTGGGACCTATCTGATGTCATGGTCGAGACGGAAAACATTATTCGCGCCGCCGCTAAATCAGTTAATGAAAATGGCCTTATTGAGTATGGTGATCAGCAGATCGATATTACGAAAGCATTTGCCAAAAAATCAATGACTGAACTGATTAAAGAAAAAACCGGTATTGATTTTGATCAACCGATGGATCTGGAAACAGCTCGCCGCTATGCCGATGAAAACAAGGTTAAATATGAGCTGTTTTGGGGAGTTGGTCATATTATTTCAGAGTTTTTTGATATTTTTGTTGAAAAAACATTAATCGAACCGACCTTTGTTTATCATTTTCCACTGGAAGTCAGTCCTTTAGCGAAAAAAGAGGATGGCAATCCTAATTTTGTTCAGCGTTTTGAGTTGTACATCGCTGGTGGTGAATATGCGAATGCTTTTACGGAGTTAAACGATCCAATTGATCAGCGTCAGCGTTTTGAGGCACAAGCTGCTGAACGTGAAAATGGCAATGATGAGGCTGAGTCAATTGATGAAGATTATATTGAAGCACTTGAGCACGGTATGGCGCCCACTGGCGGCCTAGGAATCGGCATTGATCGTTTGATCATGTTGCTGACTGACCAGCCGTCCATTCGAGATGTACTATTATTCCCAACTATGAGAAATTAA